The DNA window AGCCCATGGCTGGGGCAGCGTCTGTTTGGGACTCGCCGGCGTGGGGACGAGGGCGGGGACGTTGAGACTGGGTACCATTCCCATCTGGAGGGACTGCAGAACTAAGGTGGCTGACTCCCCCATTACTTCCATCCTGGGGCGGGATGTGGGACCGTGGTAAGCCACTGGCTCCCCCCATCAGGCCCCAGGACAGGCCGTAATCCAGCCCCTGAAGTGTCTCCAGCTCCCTTCCCGGCTCCTTCCTGTCCAAGACAATGGGGCAGGAAGCAGGTGTTGGGGGCCTGAAACCCACTCAGCCTCCTCCCGGGAGGCTGGAAGGGGCATAACAGTGCCCTCCTGTGGGAGCGCTGTGGGCCCCCACCAGGAGGAGGATGGTAATCCTCTTGGCTTGGCACCTCACAGCACTTCTGTTCCTCCTCTCAGTCTTGGAGATGAGGCAGAACAGACGTAGCCTCACTTGTCAGATAAGAAAATCAAGGTCCGGAAATAtcaaataatttgtccaaggtcatgtagTGAATTGGTGGAGCTGAAATGGGAGCCTAGGGCTTCTGGCTCCAAATCTTCTCCCTTTAGCCTCTGGGTCCAATGAGAGCAGGCTAGAGCTTGCAAGGCTTTTATTCCATTTTGGCAGGTTTGTATAAAAATACTctctttaggaaaataaatagcAGCTGCCCACGCTGTGGAGGCTTGGAGCTAAAGACTTCTCAGAGCTGGGGGCTGCAGGTCAGCTCATCACAGAAACCTCTGGCACCCTCCTGAGCTGTTCCATTTAGGAGGGGCTGGCAGAGTGTCCTGGTTCAATAACCTGGTGCTGCTGGCAGTGGGGCTGGGTGAGTTAGTGTTCTCGGCGGGTAGAGCATCACCTCCTGTCAGGGGTAGGATTGGGTGAATCACAGGAAGAGGGTGATGATGACTATAGGGGTGATCTGCAGGGGTTTAGGGCTCCAGAGGACCTCTGAGAATCTACAAAGTCCCTTGGGAGCTGCCCGGAATTTTCTCCAACAAACAGGAACCATTTTGTCTCTGACTTAGTGCAAACTGTGCTAGAGAGGCCAGCTCTAGAGAAACAGTGGGCAGCTTTGGTAGCCCCAAGCTGTCACTACCAGGAAGCAAAATATGCCCAGTCTCATCTGGAGGGATGGAGAAGAATCTGCTGGGGTTGGACATGAGATATGGTCCAGGCCAGCTGGACCAATGGGCAGGGAAATATTGGTGAGGGTGGCACCCGCAGGGAGTGGGGGCTGGAGTGCCTCATAAGGCCAGGAGGGTTGGGGAGCCAAGGGGGTCAGAAGAGGGGTCCCCACTGCTGCTGCTACTCCTGCGGTGGGCTGAGGCACAGGGCTCCGGTGTGCTGGGGTAGGTGAAGACTAGACTGGGGGTGAAAGGAGTCAGGGAGGGTGTGGTCATGAGCGTGGGAGTGTGCAATGCTTCGGGTTCAAGCACAGGCCCTGGGGAAAGGGAGATACAAGGCACAGAGCGGGAGGGGGCTGGTGGGCTGCTGGTGCCACTGGTACTGCCTGTGCCGCTGGTTTCGCTCTCCTTGGCCCCTTCTGGGATTTTGCAGATGGGGCGGTGGGCTTCCAGCACCAGCTCCAGGCGCTCCTTCTGTTTCTGCAGCTCCTCAATCTCTCGCTGCAGCCCGGATTTCTCGTCCTCCAGTTTGTCGGTCTCCTGTGGACGATCAGGAGAGGAGTCAAGAGGATGAGGGCTGAATACCGCGGAGCCTCCCGCGGTGGTAGTGATTGGGAGGTTGGGCCGCGGAAAGTGGGGGGTGGTGGCGAGGGCGCGGGGGGAGTGGGGCGTCTCCAGCAAGTCTGGACTACAACTCCCATGAGTCGATGGGAGAAAATGGGCACGACTCCCATCAGGCTCGGGGGGGCATCTTCGAAGGACATTGTTGGTCCCAGCTTCAGCTCTTCTCTGTTCAGAGTGAGACGTGCtgcaattaatttttaatcactttttccTCGTCGGAGTGCGCCTCCGACAGGGAGccgggtgggggggaggggacttCATATACCGGCGCCCCCTGCGGCCCCGCGGGCTCTTGGGAACTCGGGACCTTCTGGGGTTGGGTGGGCCGGGACCTGGGCACCCTCCGCACTCGCCGGTGCTCACCGCCTGCAGGAAGTCGGTCAGTTCTTTCCTCCGGTTCCTGCACTTGGCCGCGGCTAGCTTGTTCCTCTCGCGCCTCACTCGACGGCGTTCCTCCTCCTCGGGGCTGATCTGGGGAGGGTAGAGAGAGCAGTGAGGTGGACTCTGTGCTGCTGGCCCAGTGATAGGAGCCTGGCGGAGGGCATGGCAGCGCAGGGGCGCCCTCAGCCTGCGTTTTGGGACCTCCGCACCCCGACCGGTTCCCCGCTTTAGCAAGCTTGGATGAGTCATATTTCCTCCTCGCACCCAGCTTTTGCCTCCTATGATTTCTCTCGGAATGCCCTTCCCGTCCTTCTACAAACCTTaaccctcttcctctcccaggaCTCAGCTAAGATCCCCTACCGGACCCCAGCCGTTCCTGGAAGACTTCTTTCATTCCGCAGCTATAAGTGGCCTTTCCTCCCCTGAGCCTCTGGGACCAGGCCACTCTTTTTAATAGGAACCTCATTCTTTTCAGTATCTTGATAACCAGGTCTCCTCTTCCCCAGGGGCTGTAAACACCAAGAGGGGCTAATGGGAGTTGCTAAGTAGTTGTTCATCGGgaatctactatgtgccagctaaGAGCTTTACAcagattccttttttcttttaatcatttaaattttattttatttattttttatacagcaggttcttattagttatctattttatacatattagtgtatatatgtcaatcccaatctcccagttcatcccaccccacatgccccccaccccgccgctttccccccttggtgtccatacgtttgttctctacctctgtttACACAGATTCTTAACCCAACTTTTCGTGTAAGGAATTGAAGCCAAGAGAAGACGAATAACTTGTTTGTGGTTCCAGAGCAGAAATTAAAATCCACTCACTCTATTTGACATTGAGAAAGAGGCCAGCTGATGGAGACCACCTCCCCCGAAAGGACCCCACTCACAGCTCACAGCCCCAGTCTAGGAGTACCCAGGATCATGGCTGAAGGAAGTCCAGGAGCCTGCCTCTGGGGCTTACACCATGGTCCCCTTCCAGTTGGTCACAAAAGCCAGCCATTCTGTTTCTGGGGAAGTCACCCCTGGCCAATCGCACATCTTTCTTAGGATCCTGACGTCCTCCCCATCCTCTACCCTGCTGTCAGAGCAAGCTCTTTAAAGTGCAGACCTCACCCACTATAGTCTCAGATACCAAAATGccccagagagaggaaagaggaaccACTCCCTAAAGACCCTCTAgctcttattcatttattttggcacAGACTTTATTAGCAGTGTGCTGCTAAGAACCCTGGTTTGGGAGGTAAGAGTTCCCAGCTCTCTAAGCTTCAAGCCTTCTCTTAACCTCCTAGTGAGACAGTGTGGATTAGTGGTTACGATCTGACTTTAGAATTGGACAGACCTGTCTCATTACTCACTacttgtgtgatcttgggcaagtgactacctctctgtgccttcatttccttggctgtaaaatggggaaaaccaGAGTTCATAATAAGAGGGTtttcgtgaggattaaatgagatagagaaacagagcctcagagagtAGCTGAAGGGAACCCTCCTCTTTCTGTTCTCTTCCCAGCAACATAGACAGCATAAGCCCGCCCTCTCCATACCTGTCAGCAGCTGGAGACCCTCTACTGTCCACACAACTTTCCACACATACACCTTACATGTTCTCACTGCTACCTCCGTTCCTGCTCCTGCCatctcctcttcctggaatgtcTTTTCTTACATCTTTCTCTCTATTCAAATCCTACCCATCCTTCTAGGcctgcaggaagccttccttgatccaGAAGTGACTGCTTTTGCCCTCTGGGTCTCCCCAGGGGATCTCATCACTTTCTGTCTTGGCCAGTAGTCACCAGTGGGTCTGTTCTCCCCATGCCCCTTCTAAGCCTGTGTTCTCCTTCTGGGcaagagcctatgctctgcaccTCAGCACCCCTGTGGACACAAGAACCCGTGCAAACGCCACTGCTTCTTACCTGTTCACAGGGCCGGCGACGCACTGCTGGAGTTGGGCCCAGGGCCCGGATGACTCCTGGCCGGGGCTGTGGGGGACTGTACTGGGGGTAGGCCAGAGGCCTGGGGTAGCTGCTGGGTCCCAGGAAGTGAGGCTGAACCATCCACTGGAGCTCCTGGCTGCCACTCACAGTGTTGATGCTTGGCACGAGGTGGAACTTCTGAGGGATAAGACATGGCGGGCCAGGGATAAGGTCTCTGTGGATTGAGGGGCTTCCAGTAATAAAGTGTGAATTCCAGGTGCTGTCCCAACCACTTTACAAATACTGACTCATATAATTTGCACAACAGTATCTTCATTTTCCGACAGGAAAACAGTTGTCCCTAGacacacagccaataagtgggAAGTGGGGTTTGGACCCAGGCAGCCAGGTTCTTCTTACCCGCTTTTGCACCCTGTCTGAGCCCCATCTACATAAAGAGGATAATGACAGCCCCTAACTTCGAGGGTGACTGTGAGAATCAGgtgagagaatgtgtgtgtgacAGAGCCTGGTAACTGGCAGGTGCCCAACACACAGGGGCCATGGTGGGCAAGAGCCACTGCTCTGGGTTCAAGCTAGCCCAGTTCTAATCTTACCTCAGCCATTTACTGGCTGTCAGGGCGAATTATGTAACTTCAGTGTGCCTCCgtttccttgtttttaatattgTCATAGGTGAGGATTACAGTATTTCACTGATGCTCACAAGTTCCCTTCAGTAGCTCTGAAATCATAGTTGAATTggcaacttctttaaaaaaattagtggcACAAAATAATGGTGGGTTTTTAAATCAGTGGGGTCTTGGATTCTGTGAGGTAAAGTAAATGAGGTGGAAACTGCCCATCACAATGCAAGGCTGCACAGTATGCGCTCCAGGTATTACCTGTCATGATACTTTCAGCCAGAAACGTGAGGAATGGGTTGAGATGGGGGCTCAGTGTTCCGGAGGAGAACTGGGTTCAAGCCCAGGCAAGTCTGGACAGCAGTGTCCCCGGCTCAGCGCTGCGGGCACAGTGACCCAGTGACCCCAGTTCCGGGCCGAGGTGCCGCCGGCAGCATCTCCCGCTCCCGAGGTTGTCCGGGCCCGGGACGCTCCGGGCCAGGAAGGGAGGGGCGCTCCGGGTGAGTCAGCCACCGTGACTCGGCCGCCGTGACTCGGCGGAACGGACGCCGCTTCTTCCCTCCCCTAGCGACACGTGCTCACGGCCCCTCGACCGGAAATGGGCACCTGCAGCCTCCCGGGTCCCCCCCTCCAGCCCGCAGCGGGCGCCGTTCGGGGCCGAGAGTCGGGGGCGCGGGAGTTGCCCGCTGCAGGACCTCGCGCACTTCCGGCACCCCGCGGTTTCCACCGGCCCCAACCCGTAAAAGGGTCAAGGGCCAGTCTCCCGGAGCCCACCAGGCTCCACTGCACCGAGATGGGGATGAGGACTTGGcgacggggtggggagggacaaacAAACGGTCAGGCACACGGATGATCACAGACTGCCGAGGATTCGCAGTCTGTCGGGGCTAGCCTGGCGGTGGATCCCGTGCGTAGGGACATCTCGGCGGCCGCGGCTCAGACTCCGGACCTCGGAAAGTGAGTCCGAGATGGATCAGACCCTCTCTGATCCTGTCGGGGCTAGGACTAATCCCGGACTAAGGGGTCCCCTTCCGACGCAGATGGGACAAAGAAATTACCGGtgaacaggaagaaggaaagaaggtaaCGGAGACGAAGGGACAGATAGACAGCAGATAGAGACGGGAAGGGGTACGAGCGCGAGAGGGGATGTTCGCAGATGTTTGCTCCGCCCGCCGCGCCCCTTCCGCTGGGTTGTGGGGGAGACAGTGCCCTTAGACAGCGGAGAATGGGCAGAATACGCTGCCACTGCTCCGAGACCCATTCCCTGCTCCTTGTTCCCGGTCCCAGTCCCCGAGTGTGCGGGAGCGGCCCGCACAGTCCCAGGCTCCGTCCACCTGGCGATCCCAGGCGTCGGGTTCCTCTCACCTGCTGGCCTGTCGCCGGGGGATGCGCCGGGCCGCCGTACGCACCGCCGGCCCCGGAGCTCGGCCCGGGTTCCCCGTAGTCTCGGAACATGCCCTGGGCTGGCTGCTTTGTGGGGTCCGCGTCGGCGGCTTCGGTTCTGACTCACTCGCTCCTAGCggagtcttttctttttatgaatgagAAGTCCTAGGGCTGAACCACTtccactgggggtgggaggggagagcggGCGTATCGCAGAGGCTCTGGACAACTCTGGGCTCCACCTCTCCAGACGCACTGCCTTTTGTCAGTCCGCCCTGAACTTTTCATCGCCTCCTACGGTCCAGTAGCCGACTTTTGTTGGGCAAAAGGGGCGGACTTGGCGGCCCCCAGAGACAGCGGCGGGTCCGCCCCCTCTGACGTAGCTGCCCATACATGGTGCAATTTCCTCGCCGCGCCCAAGTGGAGCGAAGGATTCCCCTGCGGACAAACACACCTGAGAGCAGCCGGGCGCCCCGCCCCACCCAGCCCCGCCCAGGCCCCAAGCGCAGACCTAGACCCCCGCCGCCAGACTCCAGAGCCTCTCACTGCTTGGTCTGGCCTCAGTGTTTGCATCCGTAAAATGGGACGAAATAATCACATAGCGAGCTTGCCACGCGTGGGAAGTTGGAATGAAGAATGTGAAAGGGGTCTGGAAACTGTAAATCGGATTATAAATGTGATTGAtgtaattattatcatcatcatcatttactGCCAGGGACCGTGCTACTGCCATTATTTCATGCCAGGAATCGTGCTACTACCATCCAAGTCATGGCGTGAGGCCCATTCACTGGCATTGTTTTCAGGTTCAGGTAtactaaaaagtaaataaatgataaacCAGGGTTACCAAAATggtgtatattttaaatgcttacaaTGACATGTTAATGCTTTGAACTACCCACAAATACAATGCAATATAATTACACTACTCACAGGATAATTTCAGGAGCtataacaaattttaattcagaGCCCCTATAAGCAGTGAGAGCCTGTGGTGGGACACAGTTGTCCTGTGCTCTGATAAACGCCATCTTCTTTAAATACTGTAACTGCTCTTCCAGGACTGCGTAGTCACCAGCCTTGTTTGGGGATTATGTCAAAGGTCTGTGTGAATGTGAGGCCAGGACCAAATGTCAACAACCAAAGACCAACAACCATGGGAGGTAGGTGtcgttatcatccccattttacagatggggaaactgaggctgagagatgtTGAAATGAGGTGCCTAAGATCACTAAGCCAGTGGCTGAAGCAGGTTGCCAAATCAGGGCTGTGGGAGCTCCAAGCCCAGGCTCAGGCAAGAGTTTTCAAAGCCCTCACAGACAGACATGTTTTCACACATGCACAATATCAGTGCTGAGAGAACCACCCCAAAACTTCTTCTTTGCCgcttcccattctacagatgaagaaactgaggcctggagagaatAAGGAGCTGCCAGTGTCACACAACTACAGAGAGAGCTGGGATCTCCTGCTTTCCACTGGtacctccttttttaaaatttatttatttatttatttttgtctgtgttgggtctttggtactgtgcgcaggctttctctagttgcggtgagcgggggctactcttcggtgcggtgcgcgggcttctcgttgtcgtgacttctcttgttgcagagcatgggctctaggagcgcaggcttcagtagttttggcacgtgggctcagtagtgtggcttgggggctctagagctcaggctcagtagttgtggcgcacggacttagttgctccgcggcatgtgggatcttcctgggctggggctcaaacctgtgtcccttgcattggcaggcagattcttaaccactgcgccaccagggaggccctccaCGGGTACCTCCTTTTGATCAGCTCCAGTTTTGTCCTCAGGGAAGGAAGATTTCAGGAAGGTGGGGACCTGGGCTGCCTTCCTTGGGGACAGAGGCCAGGGTCAGTGGACACATTCAGGACTTAGAGACAAGAGGCCAGCTTGGCCCTGGGCTTCCAGTCTCAGTACTaccattttctgtctctgttaCCCTGGGCGGGTCACGTTCCTTCTGAGTCCCACTCCCAATGGGTATAATTGAGCCTCCTGATGACCTCATGGGGTTGCTATGGGATCAGATGAGATCAcaaatgtgaaagtgctttgtaggCTGTAAAGTGATGTGCACTCAGAAGGTGGTTACCAGCCTGGTGCCTCTCCCTTGCCCTTATTCTACTCAATGCTTGTCattctctaaaaagaaaaggaaccacCAGCAGTTTACCAGAATGAGAAAtatatggggggtggggggtgtgtgtgtgcgtgtgtgtgtgtgcacgtgcgtgcatgagagagagagagattttttgaGGCAGTGTGATTCATGGAAAAGAACAGGTATGCTGGAGTCAGACAAGCCTGAGTTCTGAATTCGAATTCTGTTTAGGCTGCTCACCAGCTGTGTGCTCTGGATGAGGCATACAATCTCTCagagcctcatctgtaaaatgaagacataaCAATAACTATATAGTGATAACATCTCAGGGTTGTCAGagaatagatataaaataatgtCACATGCTTCATACAGCATATAGTGAAAATTTgacaaatagcaaaaataattatgTGTTAATAAAAAGCCCCAGGGGTGGTAGCTTTGGGGGCTCTGATCACATGCTAAGGTACTcatgcgcatgcacacacactaaATGATATCTGAATTCCTTGGCTAAGTCCAAGCAGGACAGGTCAAAGTGACACAGGCAGCCAGGTGGTGGCACATGCGAGGCCTAACGCAAGTCAGCCTTGACTGCATTCGTCTGCCGGCTCCAGAAAcaccaccctgcccccactccccaaGCAGCCTGGGACAGTGACTGAGCAGGGCCTCAggtttcgtgtgtgtgtgtgtgtgtgtgtgtgtgtgtgtgtgtgtgattgcaTGACTCTGAAAGTCCCTTCCTGCTCTAACCGTCAATGGAGCCACAAGGAGGTCCGTTCAGAGGCAGCACATTCCAAGCTCCTCAGTCACTAACGCCCGCCTCGTGGCTGCAGTAACGTTCCTGGCCCCTGACCTCACCAGCTCCCACCCAGGGAGGCCTGGTGAGAATCCCAGGGGGCCACAGTTGTTTCAGGAGTCTGGGGGCTGGAAGGTCTGAAAGACCCAGGCATTGTCCCTTGGCAGCTGTGTGAGCCTGGCTcaatcactttccctctctgagcccctgaCAATCCCCACCTCCTGGGGCTTCAATGAGGCGAAAGGAGGCAGTGGATGAGTGTGCCTTGCGCCCGGTAGGTCCTGTCAATGCTCCCAGGGCACTGTAGGTGATGATTATGTTTTCCAGTTTCCGTTCACTTTCTACattgaagtttatttatttttaaaattgaggtgaaattcatataacatacaattagccattttaaattaatttttttaaaagtcaattaattaatttttgtttttggctgtgttgggtcttcctttctgcacatgggctttccctagttatggcgagctggggctattcttcgttgtggtatgcacacttctcattgcggtggcttctcttgttgcggagcacgggctctaggcccgcaggcttcagtagttgtggctcgcgggctctagagcgcaggctcagtagttgcggcgcacgggcttagttgctccgcagcatgtggggttcttcccggaccagggatcgaacccgtgtccctgcattggcaggcagattcttaatcactgcgccaccagggaagtcccttcctagccattttaaagtatacacttCAATGGGATTTTGTGCATTCAcgatgttgtgcaaccaccactcctctctagtttcaaaacttttaaattgtCCCAGAAAAACACTCCATATCCATTAAGTAATGACTCCCAATtagcccctcctcccatcccctggtatccactaatctgctttctgtttctacagatttgcctcgtctggacacttcatataaatggaaaatttacTGTACAAtttgtgaccttttgtgtctggtttctttcacttagtataaagTTTTCCAGGCTGCTGAGTGTTGTAGCAAGTAGCAacacctcattcctttttatggctgaataatattcaattgtatggctatacaacaatttatttattcatcagttgatggacgttgggttgtttctactttttgg is part of the Balaenoptera musculus isolate JJ_BM4_2016_0621 chromosome 8, mBalMus1.pri.v3, whole genome shotgun sequence genome and encodes:
- the FOSL1 gene encoding fos-related antigen 1 isoform X1, with translation MFRDYGEPGPSSGAGGAYGGPAHPPATGQQKFHLVPSINTVSGSQELQWMVQPHFLGPSSYPRPLAYPQYSPPQPRPGVIRALGPTPAVRRRPCEQISPEEEERRRVRRERNKLAAAKCRNRRKELTDFLQAETDKLEDEKSGLQREIEELQKQKERLELVLEAHRPICKIPEGAKESETSGTGSTSGTSSPPAPSRSVPCISLSPGPVLEPEALHTPTLMTTPSLTPFTPSLVFTYPSTPEPCASAHRRSSSSSGDPSSDPLGSPTLLAL
- the FOSL1 gene encoding fos-related antigen 1 isoform X2, encoding MVQPHFLGPSSYPRPLAYPQYSPPQPRPGVIRALGPTPAVRRRPCEQISPEEEERRRVRRERNKLAAAKCRNRRKELTDFLQAETDKLEDEKSGLQREIEELQKQKERLELVLEAHRPICKIPEGAKESETSGTGSTSGTSSPPAPSRSVPCISLSPGPVLEPEALHTPTLMTTPSLTPFTPSLVFTYPSTPEPCASAHRRSSSSSGDPSSDPLGSPTLLAL